Genomic DNA from bacterium:
AGCACCGCCGCGATGAAGGTGGCCGCCTGGATGCCCCCCAGCACCGCCAGGCGGGGCCGGAAGTGCACGCCGGCCAGGGTCGTGGCCATGGCGAGCAGGAGCAGGGCCACGAGGCCGCTCGTGGTCGGGGTGAGGGTCTCGGCGCGGCGCAGGAAGAACACGAGCAGGATGCCCGCCACCAGGGACAGCCAGTGGAAGACCTGCCGCCGCAGGTGCCCTCCGGCCGATTCGCCCGCCTCCGCCGCCGACTTCCAGGCCAGTCCGATGCTCACGCCGCCGCTGACCAGCGCCATGGCCAGCCAGTACCACAGTCCCCATTTCACCGAGTAGTCCATGATCGCCACGCCCCCGAGGGAGAGCACCACCAGGAAGATGAACGTGTTGCGGCCGAGTCCCGGACGCGAGGTGGAGGTGGGGGCGGCGGTGCCGGACATGGGGCTCTCCCTGGCTGGGGAACGGTGCGGCCGCGCGGGCCGGGATCGCGCTGTTCGTACCAGCATTCGTCGATGCCGTCAAGGTGGCGGCGGGACGGGGCCGAGCCTATCCTGGACCCCATGGTATCCAGCGCATCGCCCCGCTCCGCCCTTCGCCTCGCCGCCGCGGCCCTTGCCGGGGCGCTTTTCGTCGTCGCGCTCGTCGCCTGTTCGCCGTCCGGCCCTTCGGACGCCGATCCGGTGCGGGTGTCGGTGACCACCGACACGTCCGCCGTCGCGCCCGGCCGCTCGGTCACCCTCGTCTGGCGCTTCGCCATCGCGCCGGCATGGCACCTGTACTGGGTGGGCCGCAACGATTCGGGCTTCCCGCCCACCATCGACCTGGCGCTGCCCGCGGGCTGGATCGCCGGCGCCCTGCAGTGGCCGGCGCCGGAGCGGCACCTGGCCGACGGGGACATCCTCGACCACGTGTATTTCGACGAGCTGGTGCTGCTGCAGAAGGTGCGGGTGCCCGACGACGCGGCGCCCGGCGTGGTGGAGTTCGCCGCGACGGTCGAGTGGCTGGGATGCAAGGAGGCCTGCGTACCCGGGAAGGCCACGGTGCCGGTGGCGGTCACCGTCTCGCCACAGCCTGCGGCCGACCGTTCGGACGCCTGGCGCGCCGCCCACGACGCCCTGCCGCAGCCGCTGCCCGCGGGGCTGGTGTCGGCGGAGTGGTCGGGACAGGTCTTCCACCTGCGGCCCCTCGCGCCGGCGGGCGGGCTGGCGTTCATGCCCACCGTCGACTGCGGCGAGCTGGTGAACCTCGCGCGCGACGGCGCCGGCGAGACCCTCGCCCTGCGTTTCCAGGTCCGCGACGGTACGGTGGGGCCCGTCCGCGGGCTGCTCACGGTCCGCGCCGCCGACGGGGCGACGCGGTCCTACACTCTCGACTTCCCCGCCCGGACCCTGGACGACAACGACCCCAATGGAGGATAGAAGATGCGTCACGCGATCCTGATCACCGCCGCCCTGCTGCTGCTGGCCGGCGGGGCCCTGGCCGAGCTCGCCCCCGGCGACGCCGCGCCCGATTTCACCCTGACCGACACCGCGGGCAGGGAGCACCACCTGCAGGGCTACCTCGACGCCGGCCAGACCGTCGTCCTGGAGTGGTTCAACCCCGACTGCCCCTTCATCAAGAAGCACCACGCCAGTGCCCGGACCATGAACGAGGCCTACGCCAAGGTGAAGGACCACGACGTCGTGTGGCTGGCCATCAACTCGGGCGCACCCGGCAAGCAGGGCGCGGGTCTCGAGCGCAACAGGACCGCGGTCACGGAGTACGAGATGCCCTTCCCGGTCCTGCTCGACGAGTCGGGCGAGGTGGGCATGGCCTACGGCGCCAAGACGACGCCGCACATGTTCGTGATCGCGGCCGACGGCACGGTGGCCTACAACGGGGCCATCGACGACAATCCGTCGCCGTCGCAGATGGGCGAGACGAACTACGTGCTGGCGGCGCTGCACGCGGTGCTGTCCGGCGCCGAGGTCGAGCACGCGACCACCAAGCCCTACGGCTGTTCGGTGAAGTACGGCAAGTAGGTCCGGCCGGCCTCGTGCCGGGGCCGACCGCGAGCGCCCCGACCCGGATGGGTCGGGGCGTCGTCGTTCAGGCGGTCGCGGCGGGCACGGGCAGCGGCCGGCCCTCGGCGTCGATGTGCACGTAGGTCACCTCGGCGCTCGTCACCGGTACGGTCTCGCCGCCGGTGCGGCGGGCGGCCTCGACGCGCACCTCGATCGTCAGCGAGGTGCGGCCCACCCGGATCACCTCGGCGTAGAAGCTCACCAGGTCGCCCACGCGCACGGGCTGCTCGAAGACGACCTTGTCCATGGCGACGGTCACGACGCGGGGGCAGCCCCGGGCGATGGCGGCCACGGCGCCGGCCTGGTCGATGTGGCTGAGGATGACGCCGCCGAAGATGGTGCCGTGGTGGTTGGTGTCGCGGGGCATCATCAGCACCCGGATGGCTGGTTCCATGGTCGCGCTCTCGGGGTTCGGGGGTGAAAACGGGATTCGGAATCGATTCCGACTGTGCTATCCTGCCGCCAACAAAACACCGCGCCCCACCCACGTCAATCCTCGCGGAGGGTTTCCATGCCTCGTTTCGCCACCCATCTCGTGCGCGGCCTGTGCGCGGCCGTCCTCTTGGCCGGAGTCGCCGGGGCCGCCGTTCCGGACGAGTTCACGAACCTGAAGGTCCTGCCCGCCGAGACCGGCAAGCAGGAGCTGCTCGACATCATGAAGAAGTTCACCGCCGATCTGGGCATGCGCTGCTCGGACTGCCACGTGCAGAAGGTCCCGGGCGACTTCGATTCGTTCGACTGGGCCAGCGACGAGCTGCGCAACAAGGAGAAGGCCCGCGGCATGATGCGCATGGTGGGCCGTCTGAACGGCGAACTGCTGCCCGAGGCCGCCGGCGGCCACGCCGACGGGATCACCTGCTACACGTGCCATCGCGGCCTGCACGAGCCCCGCACCATGGAGCAGGAGATGCTGCGCACCGCCCACAAGAGCGGCATCGAAGCCGCCGAGGCCCGCTACCGGGAGCTGCGGGAGCAGTACTACGGCTCGGGCTCGTACGACTTCGGCTCGAATCCGCTCTTCGCGGTGGCCAACACCATGGCCGAGTCGGACGACCTCGACGGCGCCCGCGCCATGGCGAAGCTGAACATCGAGATGAATCCGGACGACACCAAGGCCCACCTGCAGCTCGCCCAGATCGAGCTGGCCGCGGGCAACCGCGAGGAAGCCGGGCGCGTCGTGCGCGAGGTGCTGGCGAAGGATCCGGAGAACCGCCACGCCAAGCGCATGCAGATGGAGCTGGCCAAGTAGCCATGTCCCTACGCGTGCCGGTCAGACGCCTGGCGATCGCCGCCGTCCTCGTGGCGGCGGCGATCCAGTTCGTCCCCGTCGACCGCACCAATCCGCCGGTGGAGACGGCCCTGACCGCGCCGCCCGCGGTGCGCGAGATCCTCGTCGGCGCCTGCTTCGACTGCCACTCCCACGAGACGACCTGGCCCTGGTACAGCCGGGTGGCCCCCCTGTCCTGGCTGATCGCCGACCACGTGACCGAGGGCCGCCGCGACCTCAATTTCTCCCGCTGGCCGGCCTTCGACCTCGACGCGCAGGACCTGTTGCTGCGCGAGATCGCCCGCGAGGTCGCCGCCGGCGACATGCCGCCCCGCAGCTACGCCGCGGCGCATTCGGCGGCCCGCCTCACGGCCGCCCAGCGCGACCAGATCGTTTCCTGGGCCAGGCCGGCCACCGATTCCGAGGCCGATTTGCCCTATTGAGAGAATTTCCGGATTGTTTCCCGGGCCGTGACGATGATAGGCTCTTCTCAGAGAGCGATGGTTGGGAGGTTGCGCCTCCGGGCGCAGGGGCCGTCGTTCCGGGGGAGGCTGTGTTCCCGTGGGGAACATCGGACGGACCTGTCTGCTCATCACCATCGCTCTGGCGTGGGCCTTGCCGGTCGGCGCCCAGGTCTACAATTTCCACACCTACCGCGAACTGGACGGTCTGCCCAGCAACACCGTGCGCGGCATCGTGCAGGACGACGACGGCGTCCTGTGGATCGCCACCGCCCGCGGCGTCTCCCGCTACGATGGCGAGACCTGGGTCAACGAGACCCAGTTCGGGCGCCGTCCGGGCACCTACGTATCGTTCATCGCCAAGGCCGCCGACGGCAGGCTCTGGGCCCATGGCGCGGGGCCGAGCGGTCTGCTGCTGATCCGGGGCGACGACGGGTGGCGGGTGCGGCAGGCCTCGCCGAGCCTGGTCCGCGAAGGGGGGTTCGCGGTCTACGACCTGGGCCGGGCACCGAACGGCGAGACCCTGCTGACCGCCGTGTCCCGCCAGGGCGAGGTGGCCCTGTTCTCCGAGACCGAAGACCGGGTCGTGGCCCTGCCCGACCGTCAGGCCGAAGTGAACGCGGTCCTCTTCCACGACGAGGGCCTGCTGCTGGCGACCGATCGCGGCCTGTACGTGCTCGATCTGCTGAGCCTGAAGTTCCACCGCACGGAGGTCACCCGACCCATCCATGCGGTGTGCGCGGCCGAAGGTGGGGAGATCTGGTACGTCGGCTCCGACTGGATCGGGCGCGGCCCCGTCGGGGCGCCGCGGGTCGTGGCGTCCGGCCTGCCGATCAAGCTCGAGGTGCCCGCCGTCGGGGTCGTGGCGACCGCCGACCGCGCCGGCGGGATCTACTTCGCCGATCTCGGCCAGGTGCACTACTACCATCCCGACATCGGGCTCGAGTTCCTGACGCGCGAGTCGGGCCTCGCCGCCGTG
This window encodes:
- a CDS encoding heme-binding domain-containing protein; translation: MSLRVPVRRLAIAAVLVAAAIQFVPVDRTNPPVETALTAPPAVREILVGACFDCHSHETTWPWYSRVAPLSWLIADHVTEGRRDLNFSRWPAFDLDAQDLLLREIAREVAAGDMPPRSYAAAHSAARLTAAQRDQIVSWARPATDSEADLPY
- a CDS encoding thioredoxin family protein, coding for MRHAILITAALLLLAGGALAELAPGDAAPDFTLTDTAGREHHLQGYLDAGQTVVLEWFNPDCPFIKKHHASARTMNEAYAKVKDHDVVWLAINSGAPGKQGAGLERNRTAVTEYEMPFPVLLDESGEVGMAYGAKTTPHMFVIAADGTVAYNGAIDDNPSPSQMGETNYVLAALHAVLSGAEVEHATTKPYGCSVKYGK
- a CDS encoding c-type cytochrome, whose product is MPRFATHLVRGLCAAVLLAGVAGAAVPDEFTNLKVLPAETGKQELLDIMKKFTADLGMRCSDCHVQKVPGDFDSFDWASDELRNKEKARGMMRMVGRLNGELLPEAAGGHADGITCYTCHRGLHEPRTMEQEMLRTAHKSGIEAAEARYRELREQYYGSGSYDFGSNPLFAVANTMAESDDLDGARAMAKLNIEMNPDDTKAHLQLAQIELAAGNREEAGRVVREVLAKDPENRHAKRMQMELAK
- a CDS encoding acyl-CoA thioesterase, translated to MEPAIRVLMMPRDTNHHGTIFGGVILSHIDQAGAVAAIARGCPRVVTVAMDKVVFEQPVRVGDLVSFYAEVIRVGRTSLTIEVRVEAARRTGGETVPVTSAEVTYVHIDAEGRPLPVPAATA